In one Rhodococcus sp. B50 genomic region, the following are encoded:
- a CDS encoding TIGR03885 family FMN-dependent LLM class oxidoreductase produces MTLIGFHASHEQASPSRLLEDVRLAEAAGFRAAMCSDHIEPWSHRQGHSGFAWSWLGAALATTELRFGVVTATGFRYHPVVTAQATATLASMFPQRFWFALGSGEHCNERMSGAPWPTKEERQQILGENLGIVRHLHAGEIVDHDGAMKVDRGRVWDRPPVPPEILLPALTPETAGRFADRVDGLITVNAPLDDLRRILDAYRDGGGTGRTVLQVHLSWASTRERAQEIAREQWATNALPPELMADLATPEEFESHAAEVGDHDLHNSVVVSDDPAEHVDRLCEFAELGFDEIYLHHVGPDQRPFIDTFGDAVLPHLS; encoded by the coding sequence ATGACGTTGATAGGTTTTCACGCCTCACACGAGCAGGCGTCCCCATCACGGTTGCTCGAGGACGTCCGGCTCGCGGAAGCGGCCGGTTTCCGCGCGGCCATGTGCTCGGACCACATCGAACCGTGGTCGCACCGGCAGGGACACTCGGGTTTCGCGTGGTCGTGGCTCGGTGCGGCCCTGGCCACCACCGAACTGCGCTTCGGCGTCGTCACCGCGACGGGTTTCCGCTACCACCCCGTCGTCACCGCTCAGGCCACCGCGACTCTGGCATCGATGTTCCCACAACGCTTCTGGTTCGCGCTCGGCAGCGGTGAGCATTGCAACGAACGCATGTCCGGGGCTCCTTGGCCAACCAAGGAAGAGCGTCAACAGATCCTGGGCGAGAACCTCGGCATCGTGCGGCACCTGCACGCGGGTGAGATCGTCGACCACGACGGCGCCATGAAGGTCGATCGCGGACGTGTCTGGGACCGGCCGCCGGTCCCTCCCGAAATATTGCTCCCCGCACTGACTCCCGAGACAGCCGGCCGATTCGCCGACCGGGTCGATGGGCTCATCACCGTGAACGCCCCACTCGACGATCTGCGCCGCATCCTCGATGCCTACCGCGACGGCGGTGGAACCGGGCGGACCGTGCTGCAAGTCCATCTGAGTTGGGCGAGCACCCGGGAGCGCGCCCAGGAGATCGCGCGTGAGCAGTGGGCGACCAACGCCCTACCGCCGGAACTGATGGCCGATCTCGCGACACCCGAGGAATTCGAGTCGCACGCAGCCGAAGTCGGCGACCACGACCTCCACAACTCCGTCGTGGTCTCCGACGATCCCGCCGAACACGTCGACCGCCTGTGCGAATTCGCCGAACTGGGATTCGACGAGATCTATCTGCATCATGTCGGCCCGGATCAGCGTCCGTTCATCGACACCTTCGGCGACGCGGTGCTGCCGCACCTGTCGTGA
- a CDS encoding antitoxin, which yields MGFMDSLKGLVNKGKDYAEKNPDKADGFIEKAGDQVDGRTGGKYAQHVDKAQDAARKHLGTTGNPAPGAQPEPGGQPGPEGGPGPEAQPGPRQP from the coding sequence ATGGGTTTCATGGATTCGCTCAAGGGCCTTGTGAACAAGGGCAAGGACTACGCCGAGAAGAACCCCGACAAGGCCGACGGTTTCATCGAGAAGGCCGGCGATCAGGTCGACGGACGTACCGGCGGGAAGTACGCCCAGCACGTCGACAAGGCGCAGGACGCAGCCCGCAAACATCTGGGTACCACCGGTAATCCCGCTCCGGGAGCGCAGCCGGAGCCGGGCGGGCAGCCGGGTCCCGAGGGCGGCCCCGGGCCCGAGGCGCAGCCGGGTCCGCGTCAGCCCTGA
- a CDS encoding HAD-IC family P-type ATPase, with protein sequence MAVEEPTTVVGTDAAPVLAPDHAATGLSTEQVAERVARGLTNDVPDRASRSVKDIVRANVFTRINAILGVLLLIVLATGSIIDGMFGLLIVANSGIGIIQEVRAKRTLDKLAIVSQTKPVVRRGGTAAPVVPREVVLDDIIELGPGDQLVVDGEVVEAQGLELDESLLTGESDAVHKVPGSTVMSGSFVASGSGSYRATKVGRDAYAARLAEEASKFTLVKSELNAGINKILRFITYLMIPAGLLIIYNQLFSSGESLGPALSGMVAALVPMVPEGLVLMTSIAFAVGVIRLGRRQCLVQELPAIEGLARVDVVCADKTGTLTENGMRLADVEAVDGSDLDEARAALAALAADDPRPNASVLAITEAFPTAPGWGEPTAVAPFSSAKKWSGQSYGAHGNWLLGAPDVLLDPGTEAARRAEELGSSGLRVLLLARSDRPVDDALAPGTVTPTALVVLEQRVRPDAKPTLEYFAGQQVDVKVISGDNAIAVGAVASSLGLQGSTSPIDARSLPEAENDLADVVEGSTTFGRVRPDQKRAMVGALQSRGHTVAMTGDGVNDVLALKDADIGVAMGSGSPATRAVAQIVLLDNKFATLPYVVAEGRRVIGNIERVSNLFLTKTVYSVLLAFLVGMSGVLSQIFDFEPLPYPFLPRHVTIAAWFTIGIPAFLLSLAPNNERARSGFVSRVMRLAIPSGVVVGVATFVCYVLVYGGPEQTEQQKIQAGTSALITLLIIALWVLAVVARPYQWWKIALLAGSVLGYVILFSVPFTREFFALDPSNVAYTTIAVTCGLIGVVLVEILWWVSGRLHGEHRRLFAAPDDLLPGVH encoded by the coding sequence ATGGCAGTAGAAGAGCCCACGACGGTGGTAGGAACGGACGCGGCACCTGTGCTCGCACCCGACCATGCAGCCACCGGGCTGTCCACCGAGCAGGTCGCCGAGCGTGTGGCGCGTGGCCTCACCAACGACGTTCCCGACCGCGCGTCCCGATCGGTCAAGGACATCGTCCGGGCCAATGTGTTCACCCGGATCAACGCGATCCTCGGGGTGCTGCTGCTGATCGTGCTGGCCACCGGTTCGATCATCGACGGCATGTTCGGCCTGCTGATAGTCGCGAACAGCGGGATCGGCATCATCCAGGAGGTCCGCGCCAAGCGCACCCTCGACAAACTGGCCATCGTCAGCCAGACGAAGCCCGTCGTGCGCCGTGGCGGCACCGCAGCGCCGGTCGTCCCGCGCGAGGTGGTGCTCGACGACATCATCGAACTCGGCCCCGGCGACCAGCTGGTCGTCGACGGGGAGGTGGTCGAGGCCCAGGGGCTCGAGCTGGACGAGTCGCTGCTGACGGGTGAGTCGGACGCCGTGCACAAGGTGCCCGGATCGACGGTGATGTCGGGCAGCTTCGTCGCCTCCGGATCCGGCTCCTATCGCGCGACGAAGGTCGGCCGCGACGCCTACGCGGCGCGACTCGCGGAAGAGGCGAGCAAGTTCACCCTCGTCAAGTCGGAGCTGAACGCGGGCATCAACAAGATCCTGCGCTTCATCACCTATCTGATGATTCCCGCGGGTCTGCTCATCATCTACAACCAGCTCTTCTCCAGCGGCGAATCGCTCGGCCCCGCGCTGAGCGGCATGGTCGCCGCCCTCGTGCCGATGGTGCCCGAGGGCCTCGTACTCATGACCTCCATCGCATTCGCGGTGGGTGTCATCCGCCTCGGGCGTCGTCAGTGCCTCGTGCAGGAACTGCCGGCGATCGAAGGGCTCGCGCGTGTCGATGTGGTGTGTGCCGACAAGACCGGCACGCTCACCGAGAACGGCATGCGCCTGGCCGACGTCGAAGCCGTCGACGGGAGCGACCTCGACGAGGCCCGCGCCGCTCTGGCCGCGCTCGCGGCCGACGATCCGCGTCCCAACGCCAGCGTCCTCGCGATCACCGAGGCGTTCCCCACCGCCCCCGGCTGGGGCGAACCGACGGCCGTCGCACCGTTCTCGTCGGCGAAGAAATGGAGCGGCCAGTCGTACGGTGCCCACGGCAACTGGCTCCTCGGCGCGCCCGACGTGCTGCTCGACCCCGGCACGGAGGCGGCGCGCCGAGCCGAGGAACTCGGTTCGAGCGGCCTGCGAGTGCTGCTGCTCGCGCGCAGCGACCGCCCGGTCGACGACGCGCTCGCGCCCGGCACGGTCACGCCCACGGCGCTCGTCGTCCTCGAACAGCGGGTGCGTCCGGACGCGAAGCCGACCCTCGAATACTTCGCCGGCCAGCAGGTCGACGTCAAGGTCATCTCCGGCGACAACGCGATCGCCGTCGGCGCGGTCGCCTCGTCGCTCGGCCTGCAGGGGAGCACGTCTCCCATCGACGCGCGTTCCCTGCCGGAGGCCGAGAACGACCTTGCCGACGTCGTCGAAGGATCGACGACCTTCGGCCGGGTCCGTCCCGATCAGAAGCGCGCCATGGTCGGCGCCCTGCAGTCGCGCGGCCACACCGTCGCGATGACCGGCGACGGCGTCAACGACGTCCTCGCCCTCAAGGACGCCGACATCGGAGTCGCGATGGGATCGGGCAGCCCCGCGACCCGCGCGGTCGCACAGATCGTCCTTCTCGACAACAAGTTCGCGACGCTGCCCTACGTGGTGGCCGAGGGCCGCCGGGTGATCGGCAACATCGAACGCGTCTCCAACCTGTTCCTCACCAAGACCGTGTACTCGGTGCTGCTCGCCTTCCTGGTGGGCATGTCCGGCGTGCTGTCGCAGATATTCGACTTCGAGCCGTTGCCCTATCCGTTCCTGCCCCGGCACGTGACCATCGCGGCGTGGTTCACCATCGGCATCCCCGCCTTCCTGCTGTCGCTGGCCCCGAACAACGAGCGGGCACGCTCGGGCTTCGTCTCCCGCGTGATGCGACTGGCGATCCCGTCCGGTGTCGTCGTGGGTGTAGCGACCTTCGTCTGTTACGTGCTCGTCTACGGCGGCCCCGAGCAGACCGAGCAGCAGAAGATCCAAGCCGGCACGTCGGCCCTGATCACGTTGCTCATCATCGCGCTGTGGGTGCTCGCCGTGGTAGCCCGCCCGTACCAGTGGTGGAAGATCGCCTTGCTCGCCGGTTCGGTACTCGGGTACGTGATCCTGTTCTCCGTGCCGTTCACACGAGAGTTCTTCGCGCTCGATCCGTCGAACGTCGCGTACACGACGATCGCGGTGACCTGTGGTCTGATCGGAGTCGTCCTCGTCGAGATCCTGTGGTGGGTGTCGGGACGTCTGCACGGTGAGCACCGGCGCCTGTTCGCGGCCCCCGACGATCTGCTCCCGGGCGTACACTGA
- a CDS encoding MBL fold metallo-hydrolase: MNIRSAVSAALAGAGTLWVARAVNGLPGSLGASVSDIRPYAAASPRYRGGRFHNTDPASVLGPEAAGGFAKDLLTRGSRGKPRTEVPLSAFLAPVAAAELAVTWFGHSTALVEVDGYRVLCDPVWSERVSPSPAVGPARLHPVPAELQSLPRLDAVVISHDHYDHLDRFTVESLAVLQPTARFVVPLGVGAHLRRWRIAEDRIVELDWDEHVEVDGLRITCTEARHFSGRGLQRNITLWSSWVFTGPARRVFFGGDSGYTPRFADVGEAYGPFDLTLLPVGAYDKRWPDVHMNPEEAVRTHLDLGGVDRRDSLLVPVHWGTFDLAFHAWSEPIARLLPAAKESEVTTAVPMPGQRVDASKPVAADPWWLASS, translated from the coding sequence ATGAACATCCGGTCTGCGGTCTCCGCCGCGCTCGCGGGCGCGGGCACGCTGTGGGTCGCGCGCGCCGTGAACGGCCTGCCCGGTTCCCTCGGCGCCTCGGTCTCCGACATCCGCCCCTACGCCGCCGCGTCGCCCCGCTACCGGGGCGGTCGTTTCCACAACACCGACCCGGCGTCCGTGCTCGGTCCCGAGGCGGCGGGCGGCTTCGCGAAGGACCTGCTCACGCGCGGATCGCGGGGTAAACCGCGCACCGAGGTGCCGTTGTCGGCCTTTCTCGCGCCGGTCGCCGCGGCGGAGCTCGCCGTGACGTGGTTCGGGCACTCGACCGCCCTCGTGGAGGTCGACGGTTACCGGGTGCTGTGCGACCCGGTGTGGAGCGAGCGGGTCTCGCCGTCACCGGCCGTCGGCCCGGCGCGGCTGCACCCGGTGCCGGCCGAGTTGCAGAGCCTGCCGCGCCTCGACGCGGTGGTGATCTCGCACGACCACTACGACCATCTCGACAGGTTCACGGTCGAGAGCCTCGCCGTGCTGCAGCCGACCGCCCGTTTCGTCGTGCCGCTCGGTGTGGGCGCGCACCTGCGCAGATGGCGGATCGCCGAGGACCGCATCGTCGAGCTCGACTGGGACGAGCACGTCGAGGTGGACGGCCTGCGCATCACGTGCACAGAGGCGCGGCACTTCTCCGGGCGCGGGCTCCAGCGCAACATCACGTTGTGGTCGTCGTGGGTGTTCACCGGCCCGGCGCGTCGGGTGTTCTTCGGCGGCGACAGCGGGTACACCCCGCGGTTCGCGGACGTCGGCGAGGCCTACGGCCCGTTCGACCTCACATTGCTGCCCGTCGGCGCCTACGACAAGCGCTGGCCCGACGTGCACATGAATCCGGAGGAGGCGGTGCGCACGCATCTCGACCTCGGGGGTGTCGACCGGCGCGACAGTCTGCTCGTACCCGTGCATTGGGGAACCTTCGATCTCGCCTTCCACGCCTGGTCGGAGCCGATCGCCCGGCTGCTGCCCGCCGCGAAGGAGTCGGAGGTGACCACCGCGGTGCCGATGCCGGGTCAGCGGGTCGACGCCTCGAAGCCCGTCGCGGCCGATCCGTGGTGGCTCGCGTCGAGCTGA
- a CDS encoding enoyl-CoA hydratase, protein MIGISRDGDVVTVELQREERRNALNTQLCVEIREAVEKAVADDARVMVITGRGTSFCAGADLSGDVYAEGFTDSLAEMLRTIVEAPIPVIAAVNGPAIGAGTQLALAADLRVVAPTGRFAVPAARLGISVDRWTVRRLASLLGGGPARSVFLAAEPVHAEEALARGLANRIGDLADARAWAREIAKLAPLSLHAMKLFLNDDGTRDEATPEQTAALAAAWLSEDVQEARLARAERRDPIFRGR, encoded by the coding sequence ATGATCGGGATCAGCCGCGACGGCGACGTCGTGACCGTGGAACTGCAACGCGAGGAGCGCAGGAACGCGCTCAACACGCAGTTGTGCGTGGAGATCCGCGAAGCGGTGGAGAAGGCCGTGGCCGACGACGCGCGGGTCATGGTGATCACCGGACGGGGCACGAGCTTCTGTGCCGGTGCCGACCTTTCCGGCGACGTCTACGCCGAAGGATTCACCGACAGCCTCGCCGAGATGCTGCGCACCATCGTGGAAGCCCCGATCCCGGTGATCGCGGCCGTCAACGGCCCGGCCATCGGCGCCGGCACCCAGCTGGCGCTGGCCGCGGACCTCCGGGTCGTGGCACCCACCGGACGTTTCGCGGTACCCGCTGCACGATTGGGCATCTCGGTGGATCGCTGGACGGTCCGGCGGCTCGCCTCGCTCCTCGGCGGCGGTCCGGCACGTTCCGTCTTCCTCGCCGCCGAGCCCGTCCACGCCGAGGAAGCCCTCGCGCGCGGACTCGCCAATCGCATCGGCGACCTCGCCGACGCTCGGGCCTGGGCGCGCGAGATCGCGAAACTCGCGCCACTGTCGTTGCACGCGATGAAGTTGTTCCTCAACGACGACGGCACCCGCGACGAGGCCACACCCGAGCAGACCGCCGCGCTCGCCGCAGCGTGGCTCAGCGAGGACGTCCAGGAAGCCCGGCTCGCTCGTGCCGAGCGCCGCGACCCGATCTTCCGCGGACGATGA
- a CDS encoding SPW repeat protein, with amino-acid sequence MSARTSWSGGIALFLGLLTMSSSFWTETTALGRGATLGFGALASIYALWSLIARDPTKDHWALSVVGLAMLVSPWVGQFAGDGAAWTAWISGALIMALGATAYLADDSADLTRRVEHEQRANYEAALR; translated from the coding sequence TTGTCTGCTCGTACGTCGTGGTCGGGAGGAATCGCGTTGTTCCTCGGCCTGCTCACCATGTCGTCCTCGTTCTGGACCGAGACCACCGCACTCGGCCGGGGCGCAACCCTGGGATTCGGTGCGCTGGCAAGCATCTACGCGCTCTGGTCGCTGATCGCGCGCGATCCCACGAAGGATCACTGGGCCCTGTCGGTGGTGGGTCTGGCCATGCTGGTCTCGCCGTGGGTCGGGCAGTTCGCGGGCGACGGCGCCGCATGGACCGCGTGGATCTCCGGTGCGCTGATCATGGCTCTCGGTGCCACCGCATACCTTGCGGACGACTCGGCCGACCTCACGCGTCGAGTCGAGCACGAGCAGCGGGCGAACTACGAGGCCGCGTTGCGTTGA
- a CDS encoding TetR/AcrR family transcriptional regulator encodes MAPATTLPPEQRIADAVLALLRTKGPKAVTIEAVANLAGMARTTIYRRYRDRSEMLKAVMEPLTRPAAPEPEATAEQLLSWVVEQSRLSVDEGIGLGGLAALVTEQEPWFTDLMRSLLVRHRQTLAEVIRRHSDDGTVCADLDVETFLDCVVGAYFAEQARRGEVDEDWSARITRTLLPTFAA; translated from the coding sequence ATGGCACCCGCGACGACACTCCCACCCGAACAGCGGATCGCCGACGCCGTGCTCGCACTGCTGCGCACCAAGGGACCCAAGGCCGTCACGATCGAGGCCGTCGCGAACCTCGCAGGCATGGCTCGGACGACGATCTACCGCCGGTATCGGGACCGCAGCGAGATGTTGAAGGCGGTGATGGAACCCCTCACCCGGCCGGCGGCCCCGGAACCGGAGGCCACGGCCGAACAACTCCTGTCGTGGGTGGTGGAGCAGTCCCGCCTCTCCGTCGACGAAGGGATCGGCCTCGGAGGGCTCGCAGCGCTCGTCACCGAACAGGAACCGTGGTTCACCGACCTGATGCGCTCACTTCTGGTGCGCCACCGACAGACGCTCGCCGAGGTGATCCGACGGCACTCCGACGACGGAACCGTCTGTGCCGACCTCGACGTGGAGACCTTCCTGGACTGCGTGGTCGGGGCCTACTTCGCCGAGCAGGCGCGCCGCGGCGAGGTGGACGAGGACTGGTCCGCTCGCATCACACGAACTCTGTTACCGACCTTCGCCGCCTGA
- a CDS encoding DUF2332 family protein: protein MSGTARRRAVTDETGRYTVLYPAIAEAADRAGAAAIGLIDIGRPAALNLCVDRVGVTYSDGLFLGEPNSSVQESCSIVHDGSVPDRALPRVVTRVSVTRDRPDVEDALLAANPPVRFCGDIVDLLPEAIAAVPGDALPVVTTTWALSRLPVARRPLFVQRLRDAAARRTVAWVSAEGVGVAPSVPTLGDRPASGHSIVGIAVYEGAGEHVDAVARCWSRGRILDWFH, encoded by the coding sequence GTGTCCGGCACTGCCCGACGGCGAGCCGTCACCGACGAGACGGGTCGCTACACGGTGCTGTATCCCGCGATCGCCGAGGCGGCGGACCGTGCCGGAGCAGCCGCGATCGGCCTGATCGACATCGGCCGCCCGGCGGCGCTGAATCTCTGCGTCGACCGGGTGGGCGTCACCTACAGTGACGGCCTGTTCCTGGGCGAGCCGAATTCTTCTGTGCAGGAGAGCTGTTCGATCGTCCACGATGGGTCGGTCCCCGACCGGGCGCTACCGCGGGTGGTCACCCGCGTCTCGGTGACCCGCGACAGACCCGACGTCGAGGACGCTCTGCTCGCCGCGAATCCACCCGTCCGGTTCTGCGGCGACATCGTGGACCTGCTGCCGGAGGCGATCGCGGCCGTACCCGGGGATGCTCTGCCGGTCGTGACGACGACCTGGGCGCTGTCGCGTCTCCCCGTCGCCCGGCGTCCCCTGTTCGTGCAACGACTCCGGGACGCCGCTGCGCGAAGGACGGTCGCGTGGGTGTCGGCCGAGGGTGTGGGCGTCGCGCCGTCGGTCCCGACGCTCGGTGATCGCCCTGCCTCGGGCCACAGCATCGTCGGCATCGCGGTGTACGAGGGGGCGGGGGAGCATGTGGACGCAGTGGCGCGCTGCTGGTCGCGGGGGCGGATCCTCGACTGGTTCCACTGA
- a CDS encoding SPFH domain-containing protein, protein MDVVQSPVTAERPGSSSNGWPVLIAALVAVAVGAGLIGWGAVEVTVPLIVVGAVIVVLAVVPLAGLVLVEPNEARVLQLLGSSYTGTLREPGLRWMNPLNTRRKISTRIRNHETGKAKVNDADGNPIEISAVIVWQVEDTARAVFDVDDFEEFVAVQTEAAVRHIAGSYPYDGAPEVMSLRQNADEITTKLSAEVHDRVQSAGIRVIETRINQLAYAPEIAQAMLRRQQAGAVIAAREQIVKGAVSMVGTALARLEAEHTVELDEERKAAMVSNLLVVLCGDQSAQPVLNTGSLYQ, encoded by the coding sequence ATGGATGTCGTGCAATCGCCCGTGACCGCCGAGCGGCCGGGTTCCTCGTCCAACGGCTGGCCCGTACTGATCGCAGCTCTCGTCGCGGTCGCCGTCGGTGCCGGGCTGATCGGATGGGGGGCGGTCGAGGTGACGGTCCCCCTGATCGTCGTCGGCGCTGTGATCGTGGTGCTCGCCGTCGTGCCGCTCGCAGGACTCGTCCTCGTCGAACCGAACGAGGCGCGCGTCCTTCAGCTCCTCGGCAGTTCGTACACCGGCACCCTGCGCGAACCCGGTCTGCGCTGGATGAACCCGCTCAACACCCGGCGTAAGATCTCCACACGCATCCGCAACCACGAGACGGGCAAGGCGAAGGTAAACGATGCCGACGGCAACCCGATCGAGATCTCGGCGGTGATCGTGTGGCAGGTCGAGGACACCGCGCGGGCGGTCTTCGACGTCGACGACTTCGAGGAGTTCGTCGCGGTCCAGACCGAGGCCGCGGTCCGCCATATCGCCGGTTCCTACCCGTACGACGGTGCGCCGGAAGTGATGTCGCTGCGCCAGAACGCCGACGAGATCACCACCAAGCTCTCGGCCGAGGTCCACGACCGCGTGCAGTCCGCCGGCATCCGCGTGATCGAGACCCGCATCAACCAGCTCGCCTATGCACCCGAGATCGCCCAGGCGATGCTGCGACGCCAGCAGGCCGGTGCCGTCATCGCCGCCCGCGAGCAGATCGTCAAGGGTGCCGTGTCGATGGTCGGGACCGCCCTGGCCCGCCTCGAGGCCGAACACACCGTCGAACTCGACGAGGAACGCAAGGCCGCGATGGTCTCGAACCTGCTCGTCGTATTGTGCGGCGACCAGAGTGCTCAGCCCGTCCTCAACACAGGATCGCTGTACCAGTAG
- a CDS encoding NAD(P)-binding domain-containing protein has translation MLADEALDAADTRTADATPVDVVVIGAGQAGLSTAYFLTRFGVAPETGFVVLDRSFGPGGAWQDRWPSLTLNTVNGVHDLPGLAFADVVDTSAGEVPAASAVPRYYAAYEKEFDLPVRRPTTVRVVCDRGDRLRVETESAVYAARGIVNATGTWERPFVPWYPGAARFTGRQLHTKDYRTADEFAGQHVLVVGGGISAVQLLDEISRVTETTWVTRREPAWSDEPFTSERGHAAVALVEDRVRRGLPPGSVVSVTGLPLTPALRAARERGALERSPMFSEITETGVRWSDGRTLDVDVILWCTGFRSSLDHLAPLSLRNSGGGITMAGRLATRVAKDPRIHLVGYGPSASTIGANRAGRAAARELLDHLTGEVPQQ, from the coding sequence ATGCTCGCCGACGAGGCACTCGATGCTGCCGACACGCGTACCGCCGACGCGACACCGGTGGACGTCGTCGTCATCGGCGCCGGACAGGCCGGTCTGTCGACCGCCTACTTCCTCACACGCTTCGGAGTCGCACCCGAGACCGGATTCGTCGTCCTCGACCGCTCGTTCGGCCCCGGCGGGGCATGGCAGGACCGCTGGCCGTCGCTGACCCTGAACACCGTCAACGGCGTCCACGACCTTCCGGGCCTCGCGTTCGCGGACGTCGTCGACACCTCCGCGGGAGAGGTTCCGGCGGCCTCGGCGGTACCGCGGTACTACGCCGCCTACGAGAAGGAGTTCGACCTACCCGTCCGCCGCCCGACCACGGTCCGGGTCGTATGCGACCGCGGCGACCGGCTACGCGTGGAGACCGAGTCGGCCGTCTACGCCGCCCGCGGCATCGTCAACGCGACCGGCACCTGGGAGCGGCCCTTCGTCCCGTGGTATCCGGGGGCCGCGCGGTTCACCGGACGACAACTGCACACCAAGGACTACCGGACGGCCGACGAGTTCGCCGGACAGCACGTACTCGTCGTCGGCGGCGGCATCTCCGCGGTGCAACTTCTCGACGAGATTTCCCGCGTCACCGAGACCACCTGGGTGACACGTCGCGAACCCGCTTGGAGCGACGAGCCTTTCACGTCCGAACGGGGTCACGCCGCCGTCGCGCTCGTGGAAGACCGGGTACGACGCGGACTGCCACCCGGATCGGTCGTCTCCGTCACCGGCCTCCCCCTCACCCCGGCGCTGCGCGCGGCGCGCGAACGCGGTGCGCTGGAGCGGTCGCCGATGTTCTCCGAGATCACCGAGACCGGTGTCCGGTGGAGCGACGGCCGAACCCTCGATGTCGACGTCATCCTGTGGTGCACCGGTTTCCGGAGTTCCCTCGACCACCTGGCCCCGCTGTCGTTGCGCAATTCCGGTGGCGGCATCACGATGGCCGGCCGGCTCGCGACCCGGGTCGCGAAGGATCCGCGCATCCACCTCGTCGGGTACGGCCCGTCCGCGTCCACGATCGGTGCGAACCGGGCCGGGCGCGCCGCCGCGCGCGAACTGCTCGACCATCTCACCGGCGAGGTGCCGCAGCAGTGA
- a CDS encoding S1C family serine protease, with product MSGRGGSVLLVALATTASLVASAPVLIDIALPPPPPAPAAAPPTPLTADELVARTVPVVVTIDASAGWTGMTGTGIVLTPDGTVVTNHHVVSGATDISAVSGADGLIYDAEVLGYDRERDLAVLQLGTASDLPAATIADILPPVGSRVTAFGNSEGGGVVVATPGTIVEFDRNVVVRDATNGSRHRLTGMIRTDAPIRPGDSGGPLVDDYGTVVGINTAGAVQRNTDTSLDTTPEAYAVPITEAITVVEQVRTGVSEGSVHVGPTPRLGASVTTARKDGQDLGAEVLWVSYDSPAYRAGLDAGDVVVSFDGEPVSSTAELEKRLLRRRPGDVVSIEWTTEGGERRSAEIVLESGPAR from the coding sequence GTGAGTGGGCGGGGCGGATCGGTACTGCTGGTCGCGCTCGCGACCACCGCCAGCCTCGTCGCCTCGGCACCGGTCCTGATCGACATCGCGCTCCCTCCCCCGCCACCGGCGCCGGCCGCGGCTCCCCCGACACCGCTGACGGCCGACGAGCTCGTCGCGCGCACCGTGCCGGTCGTCGTGACGATCGATGCGAGCGCGGGCTGGACCGGGATGACGGGCACCGGGATCGTGCTCACCCCCGACGGCACGGTCGTCACGAATCATCATGTGGTGAGTGGGGCCACCGACATCAGCGCGGTGAGCGGTGCCGACGGGTTGATCTACGACGCGGAGGTCCTCGGTTACGACCGCGAACGCGATCTCGCCGTCCTGCAGCTCGGCACCGCGAGCGACCTCCCGGCCGCGACGATCGCCGACATCCTGCCGCCGGTGGGCTCCCGTGTCACGGCCTTCGGCAACTCCGAGGGCGGCGGAGTCGTCGTGGCGACCCCCGGCACCATCGTCGAATTCGACCGCAACGTCGTGGTGCGCGACGCCACGAACGGGTCGCGACACCGTCTCACGGGGATGATCCGCACCGACGCCCCGATCCGGCCGGGCGATTCCGGTGGTCCCCTCGTCGACGACTACGGAACGGTCGTGGGCATCAACACTGCGGGTGCGGTGCAGCGGAACACCGACACCTCGCTCGATACGACCCCCGAGGCGTATGCCGTGCCGATCACCGAGGCGATCACCGTCGTCGAGCAGGTGCGCACAGGCGTGAGCGAAGGATCGGTGCACGTGGGTCCCACGCCGCGGCTGGGCGCGAGCGTCACCACCGCACGCAAGGACGGACAGGATCTCGGCGCCGAGGTGCTGTGGGTGTCCTACGACAGTCCCGCCTACCGTGCCGGGCTCGATGCCGGCGACGTCGTGGTGTCGTTCGACGGTGAGCCGGTCTCGTCGACCGCCGAGCTGGAGAAACGGCTGCTGCGACGGCGTCCCGGCGATGTCGTGTCGATCGAGTGGACCACCGAGGGTGGTGAAAGGCGTTCCGCCGAGATCGTTCTCGAATCCGGACCTGCACGCTGA